The region ACCTAAAACCTGAACTTCCTCGCACCTCCCCAAACATCCTCGCACGCGAGGATGTTGTTGCTTTAGAAGGACTTACACCGAAATTAGGTGCGAGGGCGTGCGAAAGCGTGCGACTGCAGCCACCCATTTCTTAGGGAACAGTTTGGGGCACGATCTACCAAGGTTTGGGAATGGATTTCCCGAAGTTTGGAGGCGCACCATGGCACTGACGATCAAAGAGATCGAAACGCTAAGCCGAAGGATAAGAAATACAAGATGCTCGACGGAGGCGGCCTCGGTCTGCTCGTCTTGCCAACAGGCACGAAGCTCTGGCTTTGGCGCTACCAGTTCAATGGCGGCGAGAAGAACATGACATTCGGCGAGTACCCAGTTGTTGCTCCCAAGGAAGCTCGCGAACTTCACTTTGCCGCGAAAAACTACTTGGCACCGGCATCAACCCGATGGCTGAACGGAAGGCAGAGGCCGAAGCGAAGCAAGAAGAAGCTAAAGCACTCCAACGTGAAGCTGACAGCAGCTTCGAGAATGTCGCCCAACAGTGGTGGGAGTGGTGGTCCATTGGCAAGTCTCCTCGGCACGCCGATACCGTCATGCGACGCCTCAAAGCAGACATCTTCCCGGGGTTCGGCCACAAGCACATGGACACAATTAGGGCGGCGGAGATTCGCGAACTCATGCTCACGATTGAGAAACGAGATGCGCGAGATGTTGCCAAGCGTTGTCATGAGATGACATCTCAGATATTCCGATTTGCGGTTGCTCGTGACATTGCCAGTCGGAACCCCACTGCGGATTTCAAGCCGAGAGACATCCTCGCCGCAGCAAAGACGGAGAATCGTGCTTGTGTTGACGCGAAGGAACTGCCTGAATTGCTCACGAAAATGGATGATTATAACGGCGACGCTATCACCCGCTTTGCCTTGAAACTCATGGCGTATACATTTGTGCGAACGAGCGAAGAAATAGAAGCGCCGTGGACAGAGTTTGATCTGGAAGAGGCGCGTTGGACGATCCCGGCAGAGCGCATGAAGATGGACACATCGCATATCGTTCCACTTTCCCGACAGGCCGTCCAAGTGTTGCGGGCACTCAAGCTGCTCACGGGCAATGGGAGATTTGTCTTGCCTGGCGCCAATGACAAGACAAAACCCATCAGTAACAACACGATCTTGTATGCGCTTTACCGGCTCGGATATCGAGACTGGATGACTGGGCATGGATTCCGCGGGCTGGCGTCAACCATTCTTCACGAGAACGGATTCGAGGAGGCACACATCGAGTTGCAGCTCGCCCACCTGAAGCGCGACAAGGTGGCCGCGGCCTACAATCACGCGAAATATCTGACTCCGCGCACGGAGATGATGCAGTGGTGGGCGGATTACCTAGACGCACAACTCGCCAAGGGAAGACCGGCGTCGGCCGGTTAGGCGAACTTCTTCGACGACGCCCATTGTCCGGGTAGCGCTCGCTGCGGCACTCGCCGACCGTCGACAATGGATGCTGGCGGTCTTGAGTGGACGATACGTTCGGTGGCCCACTGTTGGACATCGGAAGCTACCCATGCGACGGTGCGGGCTCCGAGATGCACATGCGCAGGAAAACTGTTCGCTCGGATTAGCTCATAAAGGCTCGACTTCGACAGCCCAGTGATCGCCTTAACCTTCGGCAAGCGCAAGAAAATCACCTCTTCAGAATCCCTTTGCAGGGGCTTGCCATTTGCCGATTTTGTTTGGCTATCCACCGAGAGAACCTCGTTGGCTTCACGCAGATTGAGATTTGAACGATTCATGTTGGCTCACAGGGCTCCAAAAGTAGCTTGCAACGGCATCCGTTGCACACACCTTCTCGCACCGTCTAGCACGCTGTCCAATTCCTACACCTGTGGTTCATATTCCCGCTAGGAATAGGTGCACCAGCGAAAGACTCACAAGGTCGCAATGCGTACAGGATCCTTTTAGAAACGCCGACTGTCTCCAAAGCCGAGGAAGTCCGATAAGGAACTGAGAGCTTTGGAAGTGATCTTTCCGCCCTAAGATGACAAGGCGTGAAAAGCTTTCACTTCGCTTGTTCAAGCCGCAGGAAAACCACGAATTACGCAAATCCATTGAGTTAAAAACCTATTCCCAATGGGCATAGGCACCCCACTCGGAGTTATTGGACACCCCGATACGGCTACCTT is a window of Granulicella tundricola MP5ACTX9 DNA encoding:
- a CDS encoding tyrosine-type recombinase/integrase — translated: MAERKAEAEAKQEEAKALQREADSSFENVAQQWWEWWSIGKSPRHADTVMRRLKADIFPGFGHKHMDTIRAAEIRELMLTIEKRDARDVAKRCHEMTSQIFRFAVARDIASRNPTADFKPRDILAAAKTENRACVDAKELPELLTKMDDYNGDAITRFALKLMAYTFVRTSEEIEAPWTEFDLEEARWTIPAERMKMDTSHIVPLSRQAVQVLRALKLLTGNGRFVLPGANDKTKPISNNTILYALYRLGYRDWMTGHGFRGLASTILHENGFEEAHIELQLAHLKRDKVAAAYNHAKYLTPRTEMMQWWADYLDAQLAKGRPASAG
- a CDS encoding helix-turn-helix transcriptional regulator, whose product is MNRSNLNLREANEVLSVDSQTKSANGKPLQRDSEEVIFLRLPKVKAITGLSKSSLYELIRANSFPAHVHLGARTVAWVASDVQQWATERIVHSRPPASIVDGRRVPQRALPGQWASSKKFA